The following nucleotide sequence is from Corynebacterium hindlerae.
ACCACGAAAGTAGCGGACTTAATCCCGGCTTCTTCAGCGTAGGAAATATCGTAAATGTCTACCTTGTGGTCATTCTTCTCCGCCCAACGCACATACATGCGCATGAGCATTTCTGCCCAGTCCGCGGCGTCAACGCCGCCTGCACCGGAGCGAATGTTGATCACAGCTTCACGGGAGTCATACTCGCCGGACAGCATGGTTTTTACTTCCAACGATTCTATTTCGGCCCGGACTTCGGCCAATTCGTCGTCGGCAAGCTCAGTGCCCTCCCCTTCTGCTTCGGTGAGCTCATACATCACCGGCAGATCCTCCAGACGCTGACGCAGCGACGTCACTTTCCGCAACGACGCCTGCGTGGCCGACAGCTGCGACGTCACCTGCTGCGCATAATCCGGATCATCCCACAAGGCAGGATCAGAGGCCTTTGCCTCCAGCTCACGCACCCGATCCGCCATCTCCTGCGGATCCATCACCTTTTCAATCGTGGTGAGCGTGGCATCGAGGCGAGCAAGTTCAGCAGAAATCTCCGGGCGCATAGCCACCCATATTACTGCAGGGCCTGCCGACGCAAGACAGCAGCCCGGATCCCTAAGACAACCGCCAACAGCAACGCCACCGTTGTCGCTCCGATGATGAACAAGAAAACACCAACCCCCGATTGCCCTGTCTCATCCCACGAATACAACCACATGGTGTCTGCCCAGATAAAACCACAAAACGTGGCCCAAAACGCCAGCAGAACGCCGGAATGAAAATGCTTCACGTAGCAGGCAAGCAGCAAGAACACTGCCACGCTCAGAACCGGCGGCACGATGAATACCGCGTTTCTTCCCACCAAAGCAACAGGTGGAAGGGTTCCCACCGCTACAGTAGCTGCCCCTGCGAGCAGTCCCAGAATGGCAACCGCAGCTGACCCCAACGGCTTCGGACGTGGCGTCAGCGTCGAGTCCAGGGCACGCAGCACCACGAAGGCAAGCACAACGACCAGCGTCGAGGGCCACCCAAAGAAGCCGGTAAACCGCAACGCTGGCCAGGCATTACTAATAGCCATGATGAAGAACCTCCCATTACCGTTCCAATTGAGATTACCGAGCAACACAATTGGCACAATAGGAACCATGACTTCGATTACCCCTGACATGCTCGACGCCCTGATTAAAACCTTCGTGATCGCCCACGACCAAGATTCCGACGAACACCTCGCCCAGGCGCTCGTGTTCAACGCAGGTCGGCTGGCCTGGCGCATGCGCGAGGCCGGTGTTTCCACCGAACAGAAAACTAATGTGTCGGACGTGGTGACCGAGGCAGACAAAGCGGCAGAACGGTTCGTATCTGGGGTGCTCGAAGCATTGCGCCCTGAGGACGGGATCCTTGGTGAGGAAGGCGCCAACAAACCAGGTAACTCGGGTCGCACCTGGGTCATCGACCCCGTGGATGGCACCTACAATTTTGTCTCCGGCTCGGATTATTGGTGCTCCGCGCTCGCCCTCGTGACCGGCAATCCAGACGATCCGACGGAGATCCACTTCGGCGCGGTGCACCGCCCCGCGATGGGATACACCTGGTTCGGCGGGCTCAATATTGCGACGACGCGCGACGGGAAGGGCGTCGAAAAGCTGCAGGATGCCCCACTGTCCCAACAGGGCTTGGGCACCTACCTGCACCCGACCTACTTGACGCAGGAGCCGGTGCGCCAGGCGTGGCAGGCAGTGGCGTCGCAGGTGGCGAGCCTTAGGATGCTGGGTGCCGGCTCCGTCGATCTTGGCGGGGTCGCCGACGGAACTCTGGGGCTGTGGCTGCAGCACTCAGTGGCGTCGTGGGATTGGTTGCCGGGCCGCGCGCTCGTCGAAGGTGCCGGCGGTAAAGCAGTGAAAGTTGAGGCCGGCGGGGTTACCTGGTGTGTGGCGGGGAACACCCAAGCTGTCGATGAAGCCCTCGCTCTGTTCTAAGCTAGTTGCATGTATGCAGAAGACTTAGCCCTTGCGCTTGAGCTCGCCGAGATCGCCGATACGATCACCCTGGAGCGCTTCGAAGCCGCCGACCTCAACGTCTCCGCTAAACCCGACCTGACCCCTGTGTCCGACGCTGACCTTGCTGTCGAGGAGGCCATCCGGGAGCGGCTCGCTGCCGACCGCCCGGCCGACGCCATCCTGGGTGAGGAATTCGGTGGCGAGGCTACCTTTGAAGGCCGCCAATGGATCATCGACCCCATCGACGGCACCAAAAACTTCGTCCGCGGCGTCCCCGTGTGGGCCACGCTCATCGCCTTGCTTGTCGACGGCCAACCCGTCGTCGGGGTCATCTCTGCACCGGCCCTCGCCCGCCGCTGGTGGGCAGGAAAAGACTCCGGGGCCTGGCGCGCCTTCAACGGCGGGTCACCCAAGAAACTCAGTGTCTCAGGCGTATCTAACATCTCTGACGCATCGGTGTCTTTCTCCAGCTTGGACGGTTGGCGCGACCGTTCCCTGCTGGACGGCTTCCAGCGCCTTTCCGACGACACCTGGCGCCTCCGCGGTTTCGGCGACTTCTTCTCCTACTGCCTCGTCGCAGAAGGCGCGGTAGACATCGCGGCCGAACCAGAGGTATCCCTGTGGGACCTGGCTCCCCTGGCGATCCTGGTCACCGAGGCTGGGGGCCGATTCACCTCACTGGCTGGTCACGACGGCCCACACGGGGGCGACGCCATCGCCACCAACGGGCTACTTCACGACGCCGCCCGCACCTACCTCAGCTAGACGGTTAGGCTGTTAAGCCAGCCGGAAGCCGGCACCGGTTCCGCCCTGCGCCTCCAAGAAACCCAGGATGTGGTCGATCGGGGTGGAAATGGTCGGCATGTGCAGCGGCCCCTGCCACGGGGTGTTGCAGGAGGACATCGGCACCACCGGGTTGCCTCCCGACACCACACCGATCAGCCGATCTCCGGCAAACATTGGTGCGCCGGAATCGCCTTGCATGGCGCACACCTGCGAGTTGTAGGTGTCCCAGGCAACCCCGCAGGTGTAGCCCGTCGCGACACCCTTCTTGCACAACTGCTGACCCAGGGCAGCCTGCCCACCGACTGCGTTCAGCGTTACGCCGTTGTAGCCCCGGGATACCTCCGTGTCAGGGGCGAACTGAACAATCGCAACGTCAAGCTCTGGGATGACCTGCACGATGTGGCCACGGACACCAGCGTTAGGCGCGTCAGCCGAGTACACCGGGGAGCCGACACTACCGCAGTGACCTGCAGTAATTCCGACCTTGTTGCCGTGTTGGTCAAAACCCGCTACCGCCAGGGTGCACATCTTATCCGTGCCGATGAACAGCGGCGTGGAAGGACCAAACACCGCCACCTGGCCCCCTTGTGCTTCCGGAGCAATGTCCGGGGCGTTAAACCAGCTGCCAGGCACGCGGTGCAACACTGGGCCCAGGTGCTGCGCCATAACCTGCGCCTGGACATCATTGCGCCACTGGTAATTCGCACCGTTGACCAAACCGTCAAAGGTGGCAGGCGCCGCATCATACGCAGCCGCTGGCTGTGCCCCTACCATCAAAGCAAGAGTGGCAACTGCTGATCCCACTAGGGCACGGAACGGGCGCTTTAACGACATTTCTCACAAACTTTCAAAAACTGGGTACTCGGGACTTCTGACACTAAAAGAGGTCAAACTATTCCCCGCAATACTGGCACGGCTTCCTGTGAAAAACTCGTCAGACACCCCCAAATGGGAAAGGATGTTCAAAATGGGATCACGAGTGGTCGAATATCTGATAGCGATTCGTAGGGGGCTGACAAATCCCTACGCTTTTGCTCTTGGCTGACCTGGTGTTTTAGAACGCGAAGGCGTAGTTTTTTGTATCCCCCAACGAATCGCTATCAAGCCCCACAACACAAAAATCCCGCCACGAGTGGTAGCGGGATTTCGGAGTGGAGTTTTATTCGATTTCGAGCAGCGCCTGGCCACCCTGGACTGGGTCTCCTGGGGCAACATGAAGGTGGGTTACCGTGCCGGCGTTCGGCGCGGTAATTTCAGTTTCCATCTTCATAGCTTCCAGGATCAGCAGTGCCTGGCCTTCTTCAATCTGGTCTCCTTCCGCGACGAGTACCTTGAATACGGAACCCGCGAGCGGTGCAACAACCGCGTTAAGCGAAGCGCCAGAGACCTTTGCGTTGGATGGTTCCAGGTTCTTTGGCGAGCCGCCGAACACGATGGAGCCAAGTTGGCGCTGTTCCTCCTCTACCTCAACATCGACGCTGTAGGCGATACCGTTGACGGTCACTTTGAGTTTCATGGTTTTCCTTTAACACCTATCAGAACTTCGGATGGCGGGATTGGACTGCTTGG
It contains:
- the hisN gene encoding histidinol-phosphatase; protein product: MYAEDLALALELAEIADTITLERFEAADLNVSAKPDLTPVSDADLAVEEAIRERLAADRPADAILGEEFGGEATFEGRQWIIDPIDGTKNFVRGVPVWATLIALLVDGQPVVGVISAPALARRWWAGKDSGAWRAFNGGSPKKLSVSGVSNISDASVSFSSLDGWRDRSLLDGFQRLSDDTWRLRGFGDFFSYCLVAEGAVDIAAEPEVSLWDLAPLAILVTEAGGRFTSLAGHDGPHGGDAIATNGLLHDAARTYLS
- a CDS encoding S1 family peptidase — its product is MSLKRPFRALVGSAVATLALMVGAQPAAAYDAAPATFDGLVNGANYQWRNDVQAQVMAQHLGPVLHRVPGSWFNAPDIAPEAQGGQVAVFGPSTPLFIGTDKMCTLAVAGFDQHGNKVGITAGHCGSVGSPVYSADAPNAGVRGHIVQVIPELDVAIVQFAPDTEVSRGYNGVTLNAVGGQAALGQQLCKKGVATGYTCGVAWDTYNSQVCAMQGDSGAPMFAGDRLIGVVSGGNPVVPMSSCNTPWQGPLHMPTISTPIDHILGFLEAQGGTGAGFRLA
- a CDS encoding inositol monophosphatase family protein, encoding MTSITPDMLDALIKTFVIAHDQDSDEHLAQALVFNAGRLAWRMREAGVSTEQKTNVSDVVTEADKAAERFVSGVLEALRPEDGILGEEGANKPGNSGRTWVIDPVDGTYNFVSGSDYWCSALALVTGNPDDPTEIHFGAVHRPAMGYTWFGGLNIATTRDGKGVEKLQDAPLSQQGLGTYLHPTYLTQEPVRQAWQAVASQVASLRMLGAGSVDLGGVADGTLGLWLQHSVASWDWLPGRALVEGAGGKAVKVEAGGVTWCVAGNTQAVDEALALF
- a CDS encoding biotin/lipoyl-containing protein yields the protein MKLKVTVNGIAYSVDVEVEEEQRQLGSIVFGGSPKNLEPSNAKVSGASLNAVVAPLAGSVFKVLVAEGDQIEEGQALLILEAMKMETEITAPNAGTVTHLHVAPGDPVQGGQALLEIE